attaaaaaaaaaatttgcacaGTTAAATCATTCAGATGGGAACAAAATCAGAGACAACACAGACAATATAAAGTACCAATGCTCACTGCATATGGAAGAATATTGGGTTTTATCAGTACCGCCGCACACTAACCACATTGTATGTTTGCCAAATGGAGTCATGAGACTTAATACATAGTGAGACAGAATACATATTTTAGTATACTtggaaaatacatttaaactatGCTTATAAAGGTGACTGATGCCATCCGTGGTTTATTTGGTGTCTTCCAACATCAAATACATCTGTCCAGGATCCACTGCAAGCAAAAAGCCACTTTTGTCCTTTGCTTgtgctgaattaaaaaaaaaagaatctaaCCAGATTCTGGTAGTGTatgaaaacataatataaaaataatcgAGCTGTCTTTTtggaaaaacttaaaaatgaatgtcTAATGTAACACTGTTGGACTAAATTGCAGGAGAGGCTTCAAGCTGATGAAGTCATTCAAGCCCTTGAAAACCAGCATCTCTGGACTCAGATCAACCCCAAAGACGAGTTATAGCGTAAGAGCCAATTGAGAGGAAGCTTTTTCagaacagtttctatttatttcatcTTATTTGATCAggacagttttatttttgtactgtttgatgttaaagtgcattatgtttttttggtttctaagaatatgaaatattgtgtgctgacactttatttttcatttggacATGATTTCGTATGACATGTGGACACATCTGTACCAATTGTACCATTTGTGCGTGAACATCTTTGAGTCTCTAAAGCAGCATAGAGATTGACAATTGACTGTATAGTTTGATCTACAGTGAAGAATATGATATTTGAGGCTGATCAAATTTGTCCATTTTGCTGACTTTGGGGACTTTTTGTGCTTACTGTACATGctttgaaaaggttttttcaACCTCTTACCCTCATTATATAAAGCACTGTCattgtgggttttttgtttttctttttttcaggatGTTATCAGTTTATTTGTTCTATGGGATTAGATAAAtgtttacagaactgactcaaCACTATGGTCTGCTCTGATCACAAACATCCACCATAGCCTGTGTCAGCATTTAATGTTAGAaacttttttaataaaagaagctATTTATTCCTGTTTCAAGGAATTTAACTTAAATGTGGCATATATCAGTCCTTacttttcaaataaatacacttcTTTAATTACATTCTCAACCTCTGTGGGCAATCTGTGTGGGTGCTGTTAGCACTGTTCCTTTAATACGGTATTTCCAGTGGTTTACAGTTGACCTGATGTTTTTGATAAGGAGGATGGCCACTTTTTCTCATTGATATTTAATGTTACAAGTATTAATGCTTTACctaaagtaaaatatatttgtaacaactgttttttttaattaaagtttcAAATATGAGCCTCTGTGTCCAGTTTATTTTTGGTTTCATTTGCAATATCTCACAATGGATTTCCAGAAAATACAATAGCCTATTTTATTGTGATGTACTGTAACATTATTTCCAGTGAATACTGTTCTATGTAAATCTCACCATCTGGGTCAGTAATGGAATCCTATACTGTGAGTGGCTGCtagaattttacattttaattgtcAACTTTAATCCTGCTGTCTCATTGTCAGCGATTCTTCAGGTGCTTGGATTTCCACCCTCTGAAAAAATGAGTGAGATGTCGATTAGATACCCTAAATTGTCCCAGGAACTTGTTGCCTTAACATGTAGAGTGCCTacttgttttatattaagcaTGCCTGTGAGTCCTAACCTACAGCTATCAATATATTGATAGTATTTAGACCACTAAGCTCAATTTTGCCTGGACAGCCAACTTGTCCATGTAGACCCCACGCAGGTCAACAGAGGCCTGGCAGTTAGACGAACCCAGATGGAGCCTGATTTTATAACTCTGGTAACATTATGTCCTCCTATTGCTGAGCCTTATCcctcattaaaatgatttaaaaatgaattgttaGAATGCTAGCTGCTAATTGTTGACTTAGCCATTTGGCTAGCTGGCTGATGTGTTCAGTGTTTGGCTTACAGGCTAAACTTTCAGGCATTTTGAGCTTGACTAGCCAGCTCCTTCAACAAAATGTTCCAATTATATAGCAATAGCAGTGACATTggaataaatattattttcttaCCTCCAAAACGAATTATCCCTTAGCAGTGGAAGGCTAGCCTTTTAGCTGTTTAAGGCAGGAGGTGCCTAGAATGATGTTCTAGGAGGAACTGCATAAGGATGCCATGTAAAATCAGATACTGGATTAGTCATTTTGACGATCCTAACCAATTCTGGAAAGTCACCTTTTATCTTTAGTTGAAATGAAGCAGAATAGTAAAGCAGACGTGTTCATAGGCTATGCTGAATGCTCAGGTTCTACTTTTCTTCTGAGATGAGGTGACTGAGGCATTGAAAATACAGACATTGATTATTGCCTGGAAAgaaatatgtgaaaataagaCATACAACATGCAGGACCCACACATGGACCAGAATGGGCAGCTTAACTGGGGCCTGCAATCCACCCATCAAAGAGCACACTACAAGCTCATGTCCAGATAAAACCCACACAGCTCAGGTAAAACTCATGTGGGGCCCACATGGACATGTTGCTGCCATGAGGTTGGGGCTACCTCACAAACACAGATTCCTTACCTGTCAGTTATTATATTAACACCTCCTTTGAATACATTCATTTGCGGAACTCAAAGTCATTCTATTTTGTAATCGGCCGAATAGCCAAGTCCTTTTGATTAggacatttaaaaagaaagaactgATTTGTTAAAACTAAATCAAACTTATGATAACTGAACGCTGCGAGAGTTTTGGTGTGCATTCTCCTCCCCCTCTTTGAGTCTTCAGTATGACCACACAGGAACCTGCTTATTCAACTGACTGCTCAGTGGAAAAAAGCCACATGTCAGTAAGCAGCAGGTTAGTAACCTTTCGCATAGTAACGTTAGGTGCTCACTCTCAGTGTTGTGGATGCGGCTCCTCTGAAGACCTGCATTGCGCATATTGTGGATCTTTGCTCATCCCTCTGATCAGACCAAAAGCTTCTAGACACATCATCTCTCAATCAGAGGAATGGACAGGTTGTGCGTCAGGACCTTTCTGCTTATGTTCACAGGTCCGACATTTCTATAGTCACCGTAGCTATGAAAGAGAACTGTGATTAATCATGTAGTGTAGGCTAGTTAGGCAGGGCTAATTAATAGCAGCTCTTCCATTGGTTTTGTATTAGGATCTGCAGAGttacaaaaaatgtttgatGGAAATCAAGTATGTCGTCTCTCTTAAATGtgtcacttatttatttatttatttggctgtGTTTGGTTTTGTATTGTCCTGGAATTGTGAGGTAGTTTGAATGGAAAAGCATCTAAACTGTATCAGTGCAAGCATGTAAAACTATATAAACATCTATACAtaggttatttatttttattatgtatttatttatttattaaattgattttcaggtttgttttttttcttatttatttatttatttatttattcattcattcatttacttagTTATAAAGGGTGTTTTACTCTTTTCTGCACTCTTTCCCACAGTGGGAGTCGTAATTAAGAGTTCAACTCAGGACACAGAAGTTGAACCTACAGTACCAGCAACAGTTGAAGCAAGTTTAGGATCCCCTGCAGCCATTAACTGCACTTTTCAGATAAATGCTACTCATCTCATAATGAACTGGTTCTTCAGTCAAACATCTTGCAATGGATCTAAGAAGATAGAAATCCATGATGAACGCTATAATCTAGAAAGAGGAGACACTTGGTCAAGCCTGACCATTAAAAAAGTTGTGTCTGATGACAGTGGATGGTATTTTTGCGAGGTTATACAGGAAAGTCCTACACTAAAGCACTACCTCAGTAATGGATCTCACTTAATCATCCTCAGTAAGTACTGCTTTATTGAGGAAATGTGAGATAGCAGAAAGTAACAAATGGTAGGGAACAGTCTGAACATGTAAACACCTCATAGGACCTGTCTTTTTTATCCTAAAAATGCCATGTTTTCTATGTAGCAAATACCTATAACCtgtgaaatatgtaaaaactcaaaaacacaaataccaAGATCCATAGCGGCTGATACTATAAGACTGCAAAGTACTGTTTTCAGTCTTAGAGTAAAAGTTGAACAAAAATTTTAACTCTGGTAACATTATGTCCTCCTATTGCTGAGCCTTATCcctcattaaaatgatttaaaaatgaattgttaGAATGCTAGCTGCTAATTGTTGACTTAGCCATTTGGCTAGCTGGCTGATGTGTTCAGTGTTTGGCTTACAGGCTAAACTTTCAGGCATTTTGAGCTTGACTAGCCAGCTCCTTCAACAAAATGTTCCAATTATATAGCAATAGCAGTGACATTggaataaatattattttcttaCCTCCAAAACGAATTATCCCTTAGCAGTGGAAGGCTAGCCTTTTAGCTGTTTAAGGCAGGAGGTGCCTAGAATGATGTTCTAGGAGGAACTGCATAAGGATGCCATGTAAAATCAGATACTGGATTAGTCATTTTGACGATCCTAACCAATTCTGGAAAGTCACCTTTTATCTTTAGTTGAAATGAAGCAGAATAGTAAAGCAGACGTGTTCATAGGCTATGCTGAATGCTCAGGTTCTACTTTTCTTCTGAGATGAGGTGACTGAGGCATTGAAAATACAGACATTGATTATTGCCTGGAAAgaaatatgtgaaaataagaCATACAACATGCAGGACCCACACATGGACCAGAATGGGCAGCTTAACTGGGGCCTGCAATCCACCCATCAAAGAGCACACTACAAGCTCATGTCCAGATAAAACCCACACAGCTCAGGTAAAACTCATGTGGGGCCCACATGGACATGTTGCTGCCATGAGGTTGGGGCTACCTCACAAACACAGATTCCTTACCTGTCAGTTATTATATTAACACCTCCTTTGAATACATTCATTTGCGGAACTCAAAGTCATTCTATTTTGTAATCGGCCGAATAGCCAAGTCCTTTTGATTAggacatttaaaaagaaagaactgATTTGTTAAAACTAAATCAAACTTATGATAACTGAACGCTGCGAGAGTTTTGGTGTGCATTCTCCTCCCCCTCTTTGAGTCTTCAGTATGACCACACAGGAACCTGCTTATTCAACTGACTGCTCAGTGGAAAAAAGCCACATGTCAGTAAGCAGCAGGTTAGTAACCTTTCGCATAGTAACGTTAGGTGCTCACTCTCAGTGTTGTGGATGCGGCTCCTCTGAAGACCTGCATTGCGCATATTGTGGATCTTTGCTCATCCCTCTGATCAGACCAAAAGCTTCTAGACACATCATCTCTCAATCAGAGGAATGGACAGGTTGTGCGTCAGGACCTTTCTGCTTATGTTCACAGGTCCGACATTTCTATAGTCACCGTAGCTATGAAAGAGAACTGTGATTAATCATGTAGTGTAGGCTAGTTAGGCAGGGCTAATTAATAGCAGCTCTTCCATTGGTTTTGTATTAGGATCTGCAGAGttacaaaaaatgtttgatGGAAATCAAGTATGTCGTCTCTCTTAAATGtgtcacttatttatttatttatttggctgtGTTTGGTTTTGTATTGTCCTGGAATTGTGAGGTAGTTTGAATGGAAAAGCATCTAAACTGTATCAGTGCAAGCATGTAAAACTATATAAACATCTATACAtaggttatttatttttattatgtatttatttatttattaaattgattttcaggtttgttttttttcttatttatttatttatttatttattcattcattcatttacttagTTATAAAGGGTGTTTTACTCTTTTCTGCACTCTTTCCCACAGTGGGAGTCGTAATTAAGAGTTCAACTCAGGACACAGAAGTTGAACCTACAGTACCAGCAACAGTTGAAGCAAGTTTAGGATCCCCTGCAGCCATTAACTGCACTTTTCAGATAAATGCTACTCATCTCATAATGAACTGGTTCTTCAGTCAAACATCTTGCAATGGATCTAAGAAGATAGAAATCCATGATGAACGCTATAATCTAGAAAGAGGAGACACTTGGTCAAGCCTGACCATTAAAAAAGTTGTGTCTGATGACAGTGGATGGTATTTTTGCGAGGTTATACAGGAAAGTCCTACACTAAAGCACTACCTCAGTAATGGATCTCACTTAATCATCCTCAGTAAGTACTGCTTTATTGAGGAAATGTGAGATAGCAGAAAGTAACAAATGGTAGGGAACAGTCTGAACATGTAAACACCTCATAGGACCTGTCTTTTTTATCCTAAAAATGCCATGTTTTCTATGTAGCAAATACCTATAACCtgtgaaatatgtaaaaactcaaaaacacaaataccaAGATCCATAGCGGCTGATACTATAAGACTGCAAAGTACTGTTTTCAGTCTTAGAGTAAAAGTTGaacaaaaattttaaattcaaccttgtttttttattttattttttaaattattatttcttcTGGTTTTCTGTAGATTTCAATTCTCCTTTATCCATCAAACCTACAAGAGTGATTGTTAAAAGCGCAACCCAGGACACAGATCAACCTCTGATACCAGCGACAGTTGAAGCGTGTTCCGGCTCGTCGGCAACCATCAACTGCACTTTCCAGATAAATGCTTCATATTCCATAGTGAACTGGTATTTCAGTGAAACACCTGACCATTCCAGTGAATCCAAGAAGATAGAAATCCATGATGAACGATATCAccaagaaaaaagagagacgTGGTCAAGCCTGACCATTAAAGAGGTTCTATCTAATGTCAGTGGATGGTATTTTTGCCAGGTTATACAGCACATTCCTCAACTTAGGCAGTACCACAGTAATGGGTCTCATTTAATCATCATCGGTAAGTGCTGTTTCCCAGATAACAATAATGCATGACACTATCTTATTTTTAACTAACTTATTTTTAATTCTACATTTACACATAGTAATAGCCTACTGTGTTTACATATGAATTAAAACATACCAATGTTACATTCATGCAAATAGCCTGAGGTTATTCTAACTGCTAAGTCTGAAATTAGGGACACCAAAAGTATTTTCACCACAGCAAAgaagaaattcaacaaaactcATTTCCAAATAATCTCCAAAGCTGCTCCTATGGTTTATGTGCATTGAAATTGGGCATTGGGCTATAAAGCTAACAGCAGTATAATACaatttttttcctccaaaaaaattttttttacttgcttttGTCCTCTGGGTTTCTGTGGATTCTGATTCTTCTCAATGCTCAGATGTTGGACTACTGATACCAGAGACAGTTAAAGCGTGTTTAGGATCCCCTGCAGTCATCAAGTGCACTTACCAGATAACAGCTTCCCATCTGAGACAAAGTTGGTATTTCAGTCAAGCACCTGACTTCAGTGGATCTAAGAAGTTAGAGGTACATGATGAACGATATCATCTAGAAAAAGGAGATACTTGGTCCAGTCTGACTATTAAAAAAGTTGTATCTGATGACAGTGGATGGTATTTTTGTGAGGTTACAGAGCACATTCCTCAACTAAAGCACTACCGCAGTAATGGATCTCATTTAATCATCATCAGTAAGTACTGATTCAGTGTGGTAACCTTTCAGTATGGGTTTAGGAACTAAGGCAGAATtcaataaatttttaaaaaatgcatgtaCAATTGATCCAATTAATTTATGTACTATACAATATAACATTAATGCCTATTGTTATGTGAAAGGTAATTAGGTAATAATTATAggtaatatataataattttgCAATGTAAGAAAAAAATTTCGTGTTTTGCTATTTGGTGTTTtaatattacgacttttttttaagaatgacTAGTAACAAAATTTAGGCTGGGAACTattgttaataaaatatttgaacattATAGTCTTATCTCAATACATAACACCAGTcaagttacatgttttgttgattttgtagttaacactctacagagaacacacctctgcacagtttaatccataattactgtttattctgagtttaatgatttgaaaaataaatagaacataaaatatgtttcttAATGTTCACAGACcgcattttagtttttttcccctaatatgctcaattcagcaagtaaacaacaATTGTGCATAAAATATCCAGAAGTATGCtgtttgtagaggatgtgttacatATTTTCccttcaaaatcaacaaaatatgtgaCCAGGCCGCCtggtttttgttggttttgaaGTGAAACTAAGTTTTGTATACAACTATATTTTAAGTAGATATcagtctgttttatttgttcacTTATTTGTCAATAGAAGTTTCAACCATGTAATCATTAAATGTCCATCTaagtttgtttaatttttctaTCTTGTTCTTGTATAATGCTGTAACGTAGGAGGCATTGGGGCagctaatatttaaaatgtcatttacatTGAATGAGAGTTAAATCATGAATGTATCCACAAGAACAAAATtagttggaataaaatctcttacaTTCAGTTCCATTAAAGTTTAGAATGTATTTACCTGCTTCTTCACAATCATTATTTTGTAGGGCTGTATGAATGTAGGACTGTAATAGTCACATTCCATTtgtatatgaccattttccatccTCTGCATTACTTTAAAGTAAACcagctatttttgttactgtcaaTTTAAAACTggaactctgttctgattggctgccgtgtattgtgcctcattcaaaaagcagttcaggtTGAGATCATATGTGATAAACCAAGATAGTGCATGCTATTAGTCCTAAAATAAACTTCTTTTTCTCGAAGTAAGATTATCCAAAAAATCATGTCTAGGCTCAAAATAGCCACCTAAGAAATTGCCCAAATTTGTTTTAGTTCTGAAAGGAGACAAAAATAATCACTTTAGTGAAATGGGCAGAATTCCCCTGGACTTGAGTTTCTGTTTAAAGGGGGAATGAGTCCCCCCTTAGttacatgtgtcaggctccagtcctcgcgGGCCGAAACACTGCAGCGCACTGCCTCATTGACCACACCTGATACAGCTCGTCAGcgaattagcaaggccttcgtGAACTGAATTCATTTGTGAATTCCCACTGAATTTTTGTGGACGTGAACCCCAAACACTTGTAAATGCAAATGTCATGTAAATAGGTTACTTTTAAAATCTATGATACCTAACCCAGCTTAATTTTAACCCCATCTCCAAGAGAAAATTATTCTCAAGCTAATCCTCAAAGCTGTTCCTGAGATTCATGAGTAAGACTTGTGCTCTCTGTCCAGtcattttcaagtcattttaacCAGCCTAAACAACCTGCCTACCTTcaagattttttaaaacagacatATCTGTATTCCTTTAATGCTGACATCACGTCTATTGAATGAAGTAATGTCTCACAGTACTTATCTCTATTCTCCTTGTCTCCATGTTTTCACCCACAGAGGTTTATCAGGATCGGTACTCAACGGACGCCTGTGTGCCCAGTGAAAGCTTTTGCACAGGTACAAAAGGTTAACTGTGCTTAAGGCTGTGTTGATCTGTTCTGCTGTTGCTTTCTCAGTCCTGGAGATACACTGCCCTacacacatttttatgtgtACCAGTGCTTTGCAATGTATGAATGGCACTTGTACACAACAGCTTAGAATTATACAGAGATCAACTGGTAATTAAAACCTATTTCATGATATGTTAAAGGCGCAACCCCTATAAAATCTTTGATGCATTCAAGGACTGTGGGGTGCCAGGGTTTTGTCACATGAAAGGGCGGTGCTGTCGTTCATTACATACCAAACATAGCTACCTCATCCTATTTGCACCGTGTCACTGATGCTAAAATTTCACTTTTCAGCACCCCTGTCTTTTTTGGGCTGGGGTCATCCACAATAAACTGGTGAAACAAATGAATCGTAACCTTAAGTGTTTCCATAACCGTTATCTATACAAGTTCCTCCATTTTAATGACGCACACAAAAGCTACTTGAGTGTTAATAGTTTTCTGTTGTGAAGAACCTATCGCCTGCTAAACTCTGAGCGTGAGCTAAAAGCCATGTCCATGAGCTgcacacaacaaaaacatgtgACAAACTAGCTGGAAAGCACATATTATTGGTGCCAAGCGCATCAAATCAGCATAGAGATAAACAGCACCAGACATACTGAACCCTATCACAATCAGCCTGTTCAAAAACACCATCAGGACAGCTTTCAACAAATACCACTAAATATACAGGtaaacttacacacacacacacacacacacagacacacacacatatatatatatatatatatatatatataaactggaaataatttaaatgaaagGTAGTTTCTGACAtttgctcagtactgtatatacagttATATAGTTAGAGCAGTATTCTTTATAACATTACAGCATTACATTCTTACAATACTCAGCATTTCtactttcttctcctctccacTGGCAGTCTCTGAGTCTCCGAGCTCTGTGACCCCTACTTGGCTGATCTGGACAGGCTCAGTGTTGGGGTGTGCAGTGTTGGCAATAGCTATGGCCATCATATGGAGCACACGAAGAAGAGCCCCTTAAAAGTTCTATTCACATTACACTTTCTGACTGTGCAGACAACCAAGCAATGGAAAAAACAAGTAGCAATGTACACCAAGATTGTTACAGGCTGTCTACCAAAATTCATGAATAACAACAAGCAGCAAGTAGCCAGAAAAGCAGGAAAGAATGACCAAGGATGCATTTTCTAAAAAAGTCATGCATGCCTGGCTTGGTTTGTGCTGTGTGGTAATGAAGACTCACACATGCATAGACTGGACTATAAATTTCAGATGAGACAGGATATCTGTTTGCGGTCCCAGTGCCGGTGTGTAGCGTGTGAATGCAGAGAAAACTGTCTGCTCTCTTTTCTGAGAACATGATCTTACAACATGCACAGCTGATCATTTGATGAAACCAGcaatgaatataaaaataattaacaatgtgtgtgcatctgtacACACACTGATCTTTTCCCAGCATGCTATTGGAAAATGGTACAACATCCTAAACAAATTGATACCCTGAAAAAACATAACTACACATATCATCCCAAAGATGGACAACAGAGCCCTTAAACGTAAAGAAATCTAAGTGGACCACGCTCTCTGAACTTTCTAACCAAAGCTTGTTtgtcatcattattattgtttttttcttctgtgtgatgtacagtaatttttttttttacagtttattcactgtccagtcaaaacagtctttaaatataaatgatttATTCTTCACAGATTTATTCTTCACAAATATGATATcagctttttcagtgtttagtgtgtcccctctttgcctttattacagcctccattcttttcaggagactcgcttcagttttccaagaaatctgcagggataattttccacacctccaaagtacagtcctagaagttggttgcattttctgcttctcacaatccaaataatcccaaccacattcagtgatgtctgAGATGGTcattccattgttctgagaacatcaggaactgctgattttctcctctctctcaaagatgaaagctttaaggtctgtttatctgaaggtgaCAGTATTGGTAGTCTATCAGGTCTTGTACAGTTACCAGGGGACCCATTTTTAACTTCAACAGTTTGTACAGTTAAAACCCCAGgacaaatgaaacattttgttgacttccaaagtaaaaataagttacacatcctctacaaaaacaacccctgcacattttagtactgtttatttgctgaatttaacatgctggtaaaaaataaaacataaaatatggcctgtttaaatgttatggcacagttatgttgtgtattttatttttacagtatgttaaatatatcaaaattgttaaataaatagaaattgtgctctaaaatttgcagaacaaTGTCACATTtagatgtgttctctgtagaggatgcatttatttactttcttttagaaaatcaacaaaatatgtcatttgaccagagatattcagacttttgcatttgactgaaTAGTGTGGGATGATAGATCAGTGTAAAATGTCTGTAGACAAATTTCTGTCAAAATTAAGTAGCAAAGAAT
This Pygocentrus nattereri isolate fPygNat1 chromosome 15, fPygNat1.pri, whole genome shotgun sequence DNA region includes the following protein-coding sequences:
- the LOC119265263 gene encoding uncharacterized protein LOC119265263 isoform X1 → MDRLCVRTFLLMFTVGVVIKSSTQDTEVEPTVPATVEASLGSPAAINCTFQINATHLIMNWFFSQTSCNGSKKIEIHDERYNLERGDTWSSLTIKKVVSDDSGWYFCEVIQESPTLKHYLSNGSHLIILNFNSPLSIKPTRVIVKSATQDTDQPLIPATVEACSGSSATINCTFQINASYSIVNWYFSETPDHSSESKKIEIHDERYHQEKRETWSSLTIKEVLSNVSGWYFCQVIQHIPQLRQYHSNGSHLIIIDVGLLIPETVKACLGSPAVIKCTYQITASHLRQSWYFSQAPDFSGSKKLEVHDERYHLEKGDTWSSLTIKKVVSDDSGWYFCEVTEHIPQLKHYRSNGSHLIIIKVYQDRYSTDACVPSESFCTVSESPSSVTPTWLIWTGSVLGCAVLAIAMAIIWSTRRRAP
- the LOC119265263 gene encoding uncharacterized protein LOC119265263 isoform X2, with the translated sequence MDRLCVRTFLLMFTVGVVIKSSTQDTEVEPTVPATVEASLGSPAAINCTFQINATHLIMNWFFSQTSCNGSKKIEIHDERYNLERGDTWSSLTIKKVVSDDSGWYFCEVIQESPTLKHYLSNGSHLIILNFNSPLSIKPTRVIVKSATQDTDQPLIPATVEACSGSSATINCTFQINASYSIVNWYFSETPDHSSESKKIEIHDERYHQEKRETWSSLTIKEVLSNVSGWYFCQVIQHIPQLRQYHSNGSHLIIIEVYQDRYSTDACVPSESFCTVSESPSSVTPTWLIWTGSVLGCAVLAIAMAIIWSTRRRAP